One stretch of Euphorbia lathyris chromosome 7, ddEupLath1.1, whole genome shotgun sequence DNA includes these proteins:
- the LOC136235444 gene encoding uncharacterized protein, with product MGVFYQEELPNSSKKCKFLKSTLKDAFSSCRSCRQVSTSSPEEEKPTSDFDDEQEVIVSTIRSRAMERSRQRSFVLTDNFSWMFSPRTGEVFLAPKIAREKDYNDDEKEEIEIEEFVSVGSCFSCCSSGFISVETNLSRCSSFSEVLELQDFSRLSIFQQLCHCEGWPFGLCRKGVLLPPLPKSPSESWSWRKGTRSVKMPRVLHTSFDTALHNGVS from the exons ATGGGTGTTTTTTATCAGGAAGAGCTGCCAAATTCTTCAAAGAAATGCAAGTTCCTGAAATCCACTTTGAAGGATGCATTTTCCAGTTGCCGTTCTTGTAGGCAAGTTTCTACTTCCAGCCCAGAGGAGGAGAAACCAACAAGTGACTTTGATGATGAACAAGAA GTCATTGTTTCAACGATTCGAAGCCGTGCCATGGAGAGGTCTAGGCAGAGATCCTTTGTTCTAACAGATAACTTTTCATGGATGTTCTCTCCAAGAACTGGGGAAGTGTTCTTGGCTCCGAAAATTGCACGAGAAAAGGATTACAATGATGATGAAAAGGAGGAGATTGAGATAGAAGAATTTGTTTCAGTTGGAAGTTGTTTCTCGTGTTGTTCAAGTGGTTTTATTTCTGTGGAAACAAACTTATCTCGTTGCTCAAGCTTCAGTGAAGTTTTAGAGTTACAGGATTTTTCAAGGCTTTCCATATTTCAGCAATTGTGCCACTGCGAAGGATGGCCATTTGGTCTTTGCCGGAAGGGTGTTTTGCTTCCACCTTTGCCTAAATCTCCTTCGGAATCTTGGTCATGGCGTAAAGGCACTAGAAGTGTCAAAATGCCTAGAGTTTTACACACTTCATTTGACACTGCCCTCCACAATGGAGTCAGTTAG